The following coding sequences lie in one Arthrobacter sp. SLBN-122 genomic window:
- a CDS encoding LacI family DNA-binding transcriptional regulator: MSNRNIGIKDVAVAAGVSVTTVSHVLNEVSYARISPGTRDKVRTAAEELGYGPNRLAQALRTQRTGMLGLVSEDIATTPHAGRIILGADEAAKARGYNLMIINTSGSASLESRQADVEALLERRVDGILYATMYHRNVELPANLRSVPSVLVDSAAIGGNITAVIPDEEGGARAAVGALLAAGHTRIGFLNNTDDVPATRQRLQAFRATLTQAGLDGDAAPVESEVSEVQGGYEAARRILDREDRPTGLFCYNDRMAMGAYRAAAELGLSIPGDLSVVGFDDQELIAANLHPGLTTVALPHYEMGVWATEHLIDAVEGKTDLTLMALHPTILSCPLVRRDSITAPRQ; encoded by the coding sequence ATGAGCAACAGGAACATCGGTATCAAGGACGTGGCCGTCGCCGCCGGGGTCTCCGTGACAACTGTCTCCCACGTGCTCAACGAGGTTTCCTATGCCCGAATCAGCCCCGGAACCAGAGACAAGGTCAGGACCGCCGCCGAGGAACTCGGCTACGGCCCGAACCGCCTCGCCCAGGCCTTGCGCACGCAGCGGACCGGCATGCTGGGTCTGGTCAGCGAGGACATTGCGACGACGCCCCACGCGGGCCGGATCATCCTCGGTGCTGACGAGGCAGCCAAAGCACGAGGGTACAACCTCATGATCATCAACACCTCCGGCTCCGCAAGCCTCGAATCCCGGCAGGCCGACGTCGAGGCCCTCCTGGAACGCCGGGTTGACGGAATCCTCTACGCCACCATGTACCACCGCAACGTAGAGCTGCCGGCCAACCTCCGCAGCGTACCCTCCGTCCTGGTCGACTCGGCGGCCATAGGCGGAAACATCACAGCCGTGATCCCCGACGAGGAAGGTGGCGCGCGCGCGGCCGTCGGTGCGCTGCTCGCCGCCGGCCACACCCGAATCGGATTCCTCAACAACACCGACGATGTCCCCGCAACCCGTCAGCGGCTGCAGGCCTTCCGGGCCACGCTGACCCAAGCAGGGCTCGACGGCGACGCCGCACCTGTCGAGTCCGAGGTCTCCGAGGTGCAAGGCGGCTATGAAGCAGCCCGGCGGATCCTGGACCGTGAGGACCGACCCACGGGCTTGTTCTGCTACAACGACCGGATGGCCATGGGAGCCTACCGCGCGGCTGCGGAGTTGGGACTATCCATCCCCGGTGACCTTTCAGTCGTCGGCTTTGATGACCAGGAACTGATTGCCGCCAACCTTCACCCGGGTCTCACCACCGTGGCCCTGCCTCATTACGAGATGGGTGTTTGGGCGACCGAGCACCTGATTGACGCCGTCGAAGGGAAGACAGACCTTACCCTCATGGCACTTCACCCGACCATTCTGAGCTGCCCCCTGGTGCGCCGCGATTCCATCACGGCTCCCCGGCAATAA
- a CDS encoding glycoside hydrolase family 32 protein, producing MTSCLDAARPETAPEETSRFRPAIHFTARDTWLNDPNGLVFYDGLYHLFFQNNPYGNVWGNMSWGHATSRDLLHWTEHPVAIACDETEDIFSGSVVVDHGNTSGFGAADAPALVAIYTSAYKAGSEHSGTQAQSLAYSTDAGMTWEKYAGNPVLTRNSAHFRDPKVFRYEGKHDPCWIMVAVEAQHQKVVFYRSEDLKSWDFLSDFGPANADAGEWECPDLFPLAVDDDPENIKWVLIVNVNPGAVAGGSGGQYFVGEFDGIRFVPDAGSLAAPAGVSALGDSAAAAAALQQCLWLDWGRDCYASVSFSDAPDERRIIIGWMNNWDYANELPTAPWRSSMTLARELRLTALNGFARLVQQPALAGLTTGEDLTAAHEQLRSGTFELRDSTFRLPAAVPDSAQVIEAEIRPGNAEYVAFHLFGNPDETTGTVLSYNATTGQLVLDRRRSGNTGFHEKFASVESAPLVLEDGVLKLQIVLDHCSVEVFAQDGKVVLTDLIFPAARSQENWLTAGGGTATVLKLAVSTLS from the coding sequence ATGACCAGCTGCCTTGATGCCGCACGCCCGGAAACAGCCCCGGAAGAAACCTCCAGGTTCCGGCCCGCCATCCACTTCACGGCAAGGGATACTTGGCTGAACGATCCCAACGGACTGGTCTTCTACGACGGCCTGTACCATCTCTTCTTCCAGAACAACCCGTACGGCAACGTCTGGGGCAACATGTCCTGGGGCCACGCCACCTCCCGCGATTTGCTGCACTGGACGGAGCACCCTGTTGCCATTGCCTGCGACGAGACCGAGGACATCTTCTCAGGCAGTGTCGTCGTTGACCATGGCAACACATCCGGTTTCGGCGCGGCGGACGCACCTGCCCTCGTAGCCATTTACACCAGTGCCTACAAAGCCGGGTCCGAACACAGCGGCACGCAGGCCCAGTCCCTGGCCTACAGCACAGACGCAGGAATGACCTGGGAAAAGTACGCCGGGAACCCAGTCCTCACCAGAAACTCCGCGCACTTCCGCGATCCCAAAGTCTTCCGCTACGAAGGCAAACACGACCCCTGCTGGATCATGGTCGCCGTCGAAGCCCAGCACCAAAAGGTGGTCTTCTACCGTTCGGAGGACCTTAAATCCTGGGACTTTCTCAGCGACTTCGGCCCGGCCAATGCCGACGCCGGCGAATGGGAGTGTCCGGATCTCTTTCCCCTGGCGGTGGACGATGATCCCGAGAACATCAAGTGGGTGCTCATTGTGAACGTCAACCCCGGCGCAGTGGCGGGCGGTTCCGGCGGGCAGTACTTTGTCGGGGAGTTCGACGGCATCCGGTTCGTCCCCGACGCCGGTTCACTCGCGGCGCCGGCCGGGGTCAGCGCCCTCGGTGATTCGGCCGCGGCCGCTGCGGCGCTGCAGCAGTGCCTATGGCTGGACTGGGGACGCGACTGCTACGCCTCAGTATCCTTCAGCGATGCCCCGGATGAGCGGCGCATCATCATCGGCTGGATGAACAACTGGGACTACGCCAACGAGCTACCCACTGCCCCTTGGCGGTCCTCGATGACCCTCGCCCGCGAACTGCGCCTCACCGCACTCAACGGCTTCGCCCGCCTGGTCCAGCAACCTGCTCTAGCGGGCCTTACCACTGGAGAAGATCTGACTGCGGCTCACGAGCAGCTGCGATCCGGCACGTTTGAGCTGCGGGATTCGACCTTCCGGTTGCCTGCTGCTGTACCAGACAGCGCCCAGGTTATCGAGGCGGAAATACGGCCCGGAAATGCCGAATATGTGGCCTTCCACCTGTTCGGTAACCCTGACGAAACGACGGGGACCGTGCTCAGCTACAACGCCACCACCGGCCAACTGGTGCTGGACCGTCGGCGGTCAGGAAACACTGGCTTTCATGAGAAGTTTGCCTCCGTGGAATCAGCCCCGCTGGTCCTTGAGGACGGCGTGCTCAAGCTGCAGATCGTCCTCGACCATTGCTCAGTGGAGGTGTTCGCGCAGGACGGCAAAGTGGTCCTAACGGATCTCATCTTCCCCGCCGCCAGGAGCCAGGAAAACTGGCTGACGGCTGGGGGAGGCACAGCAACCGTACTCAAACTCGCGGTCTCAACACTCAGCTGA
- a CDS encoding carbohydrate kinase family protein, giving the protein MPSVQQTGADLQPASDVVVVGEALVDIVVSPQGSVEHPGGSPANVAYGLGRLGVTTGLLTSIGDDHYAAAVGEHLRSAGVHLLPGSRRPGATATATAVLASDGSAQYDFDIRWDFPRITPATMPKILHTGSIATFLAPGAAVVKEMLEQAHQRCVVTYDPNIRPALLGSQAEAKTIFEELVPLTEVVKLSDEDARWLYPRLTLEDIAARILGLGPGLVAVTMGAEGSLLTTHAAQVAVPAVESAVADTIGAGDSYMSALIYGLLMRGADGLAPSVMESLGRMAAKAAAITVRRPGAQPPTLEELREDLPKHEPVAP; this is encoded by the coding sequence ATGCCATCAGTCCAGCAAACCGGCGCTGACCTCCAGCCTGCCTCTGACGTAGTCGTTGTAGGTGAAGCCCTCGTGGACATCGTGGTCTCACCCCAGGGCAGTGTGGAGCACCCCGGCGGGTCACCTGCAAACGTTGCCTACGGGCTAGGACGCCTGGGCGTGACCACCGGGTTGCTGACCTCGATCGGCGACGACCACTATGCCGCCGCCGTCGGCGAACACCTGCGCAGCGCCGGGGTTCATCTGCTACCCGGATCCCGGCGCCCTGGCGCAACCGCTACAGCAACCGCGGTCCTGGCCTCCGACGGTTCAGCACAGTACGACTTCGACATCCGATGGGATTTCCCGCGGATTACTCCCGCCACCATGCCCAAAATCCTGCACACCGGCTCCATAGCCACTTTCCTGGCGCCGGGAGCGGCCGTGGTGAAGGAGATGCTCGAGCAAGCCCATCAGCGCTGCGTTGTCACCTACGATCCGAACATCCGCCCTGCACTGCTCGGCAGCCAGGCCGAGGCGAAGACCATCTTCGAAGAACTCGTCCCGCTCACGGAGGTGGTCAAACTCAGCGACGAGGACGCACGCTGGCTCTATCCGCGACTGACCCTGGAAGACATCGCGGCACGCATCCTCGGACTCGGGCCTGGGCTCGTCGCCGTCACCATGGGAGCAGAAGGATCCCTCCTCACAACCCACGCCGCGCAGGTAGCCGTTCCCGCCGTCGAGTCTGCCGTGGCGGACACCATCGGGGCCGGGGACTCCTATATGTCCGCCCTGATCTACGGACTCCTCATGCGCGGAGCGGACGGTCTGGCACCGTCAGTGATGGAATCGCTGGGCCGGATGGCAGCCAAAGCAGCCGCCATCACCGTCCGGCGCCCGGGCGCTCAGCCCCCAACGCTGGAGGAACTGCGGGAAGACCTGCCGAAGCATGAACCGGTTGCCCCATAA
- a CDS encoding NosD domain-containing protein codes for MPSNNYYDVTAWPVGNPAKDVGEVLNSIIADIKDRQSATNVDDGGKPGAVIYIPPGDYHLRTQVVIDVSFLRIEGSGHGFTSSSIRYNVPEEEWPDLHELWPGGSRIIVDLPAAEGDEAKGAAFYVERSGNPRISSVEFSNFCIDGLHFTPDGSGMHPENTYVNGRTGIYVASANDSFRVTDMGFIYLENALTIYNADALSIHHNFIAECGSCIELRGWGQASKITDNLVGAGFKGHSVYAENHGGLLITANNIFPRGASSIHFRGVTRSSITNNRLHSFYPGMVLLADNSTENLVATNHFLRDHEPWTPFLGIDNGLDDVTGLLSVSGSNNSVIGNHFSEVLDAQSIRPAGATPVIIRLKTGVGNFVSNNHVVAMDVHPKASDSCYAAQVDALLTTGAPDGLAVTAVLVDPESSRNTILDSGTDAQIVADRDINAIRATPTVGSEFRRRLESASKASRSQSVESSLASTRATELGNRG; via the coding sequence ATGCCGAGCAATAACTACTACGACGTCACGGCTTGGCCCGTCGGCAATCCGGCCAAGGACGTAGGCGAGGTCCTCAACAGCATCATCGCCGACATCAAGGACCGGCAGAGCGCCACAAACGTGGACGACGGCGGAAAGCCTGGCGCGGTGATCTACATCCCGCCGGGGGACTACCACCTCCGCACCCAGGTGGTCATTGATGTCAGCTTCCTCCGGATCGAAGGCTCGGGGCACGGGTTCACATCGTCGAGCATCCGGTACAACGTTCCCGAAGAGGAATGGCCGGACTTGCATGAGCTGTGGCCCGGGGGAAGCCGCATCATCGTGGACCTTCCCGCCGCGGAAGGGGACGAAGCCAAGGGGGCCGCCTTCTACGTCGAGCGGAGCGGGAACCCGAGGATCAGCTCCGTGGAGTTCTCCAACTTCTGCATCGACGGGCTGCATTTCACCCCGGACGGCTCCGGCATGCACCCGGAGAACACCTACGTCAACGGCAGGACCGGCATCTACGTAGCCAGCGCCAACGACTCCTTCCGCGTCACAGACATGGGCTTTATCTACCTGGAAAACGCCCTCACCATCTACAACGCCGACGCGCTCTCCATCCACCACAACTTCATCGCCGAGTGCGGAAGCTGCATCGAACTGCGCGGCTGGGGACAGGCATCAAAAATCACGGACAACCTGGTGGGGGCAGGCTTTAAGGGCCACTCGGTCTACGCCGAAAACCACGGCGGGCTCCTCATCACCGCGAACAACATCTTCCCGCGCGGGGCGAGCAGCATCCATTTCAGGGGCGTGACGCGTTCGAGCATCACAAACAACCGCCTGCATTCGTTCTACCCCGGGATGGTGCTCCTTGCGGACAACAGTACGGAAAACCTCGTGGCCACCAACCATTTCCTGCGTGACCACGAGCCCTGGACGCCGTTTCTGGGCATCGACAACGGACTGGACGATGTCACCGGACTCCTCAGCGTCAGCGGCAGCAACAATTCCGTAATCGGCAACCACTTCTCCGAAGTCCTCGACGCGCAGAGCATCAGGCCTGCGGGTGCAACGCCTGTCATCATCCGGCTGAAAACGGGGGTGGGCAACTTCGTCTCCAACAACCACGTGGTGGCAATGGACGTTCACCCCAAGGCAAGCGACTCCTGCTACGCAGCCCAGGTGGACGCCCTCTTGACTACCGGAGCGCCTGACGGGCTCGCCGTCACAGCCGTGCTGGTCGACCCCGAATCGTCCCGGAATACGATCCTTGACTCCGGAACCGATGCCCAGATTGTGGCCGACAGAGATATAAACGCCATTAGGGCCACACCCACGGTAGGTTCCGAATTCCGTCGGCGGCTCGAATCCGCGAGCAAAGCAAGCCGCAGCCAATCCGTCGAGTCGTCACTCGCCTCAACGCGGGCTACCGAACTGGGAAATAGGGGATGA
- a CDS encoding recombinase family protein has product MGGQRIGYVRVSTLEQNEKRQLDGQVLDQVFTDKASGRDTARPQLAELLRFARDGDTVVVHSMDRLARNLDDLRALVQGLTRKGVRVEFVKESLVFTGEDSPMANLMLSVMGAFAEFERSLIRERQREGIALAKQRGAYKGRKKTLTAERAAELVHRAENGVPKVVLAHDYGISRETVYQYLRQARAI; this is encoded by the coding sequence GTGGGCGGACAGCGGATCGGATACGTACGGGTAAGCACGCTGGAGCAGAATGAAAAGCGCCAGCTCGACGGCCAGGTTCTTGACCAGGTCTTCACGGACAAGGCCTCCGGCAGGGACACCGCCAGACCACAGCTCGCCGAGCTGCTGCGCTTCGCCCGTGACGGTGACACCGTGGTGGTGCACAGCATGGACCGGCTGGCCCGAAACCTTGATGACCTCCGTGCTCTCGTCCAAGGCCTCACCCGCAAAGGGGTACGCGTGGAGTTCGTGAAGGAAAGCCTGGTCTTCACCGGCGAGGACTCCCCCATGGCCAACTTGATGCTGTCCGTTATGGGTGCTTTCGCCGAGTTCGAGCGTTCCCTGATCAGGGAACGTCAGCGCGAGGGAATTGCCCTGGCGAAGCAGCGCGGGGCCTACAAGGGGCGGAAGAAGACCTTGACCGCCGAACGGGCCGCCGAGCTCGTGCATCGTGCTGAGAACGGTGTTCCAAAAGTCGTCCTCGCCCACGACTACGGCATCAGCCGCGAAACGGTTTACCAGTACCTGCGCCAGGCCAGAGCGATCTAG